The proteins below come from a single Anguilla rostrata isolate EN2019 chromosome 3, ASM1855537v3, whole genome shotgun sequence genomic window:
- the atp5po gene encoding ATP synthase subunit O, mitochondrial, with protein MAAARLGLQVRHFSSTASRPVAKLVRPPIQVYGVEGRYATALFSAASKQKKLDQVEKELTQVSALIRDPKLSSIAMNPHVKRSIKQKTFNDALTREKLSPITINLINVLAENGRLKWTQDVISAFSKMMSAHRGEVTCTVTTAQPLDETNLAELKTALNGFLQKGETLKLETKSDPSILGGMIVSIGDKYVDMSTKTKIQKLTKIIRDS; from the exons ATGGCAGCGGCTAGATTGGGGCTGCAG GTGCGCCACTTCAGCTCCACTGCGAGCAGGCCAGTGGCCAAGCTGGTCAGG CCTCCCATCCAGGTGTATGGCGTGGAAGGCCGCTATGCCACAGCCCTGTTCTCAGCTGCCAGCAAACAGAAGAAGCTGGACCAGGTGGAAAAAGAGCTGACTCAAGTCTCT GCCCTGATTAGAGACCCCAAACTCTCAAGTATTGCGATGAACCCCCATGTAAAGCGGAGCATCAAGCAGAAGACCTTCAATGATGCCCTCACCAGGGAGAAACTCTCCCCCATCACCATCAACCTCATCA ACGTCCTGGCTGAGAACGGACGCTTGAAGTGGACCCAAGATGTCATATCTGCCTTCAGCAAGATGATGAGCGCTCACCGCGGAGAGGTCACCTGCACCGTTACCACCGCACAG ccATTGGACGAGACTAACCTGGCAGAGCTGAAGACTGCCCTGAATGGCTTCTTGCAGAAGGGAGAGACTCTCAAGTTGGAGACCAAG TCTGATCCCTCTATCCTGGGTGGTATGATCGTCAGCATTGGGGATAAGTATGTGGACATGTCCACCAAGACCAAGATCCAGAAGCTCACCAAAATCATCAGGGACTCCTAA